The window CTACCTCACCTATACCACTTCTACCTTCTTCCATTGCTACTCTTATACTCTCGCTATACCCTGTTAAGTTACTTATTGTACTCATTACCATTTCATTAGTTTTTCCAACTTCAACCATACTCGCATTTATTTCTCCCACAAACACACTGACTTCTTTCACCCCTTCAGCTATCCTCAAAAACACTTCTCCATTCCTCTCAACACCATCAATGCTACTCTTAACCCTATCTATCACATCTCTAACAAGTTTTTCAACCTCCTCTGCTTTCTTCCTACTATCCTCTGCAAGACTACCCATCTCATCAGCAACAACCGCAAAACCTTTTCCTGCTTCCCCAGCATGCGCTGCCTCTATACCCGCATTCATCGAAAG of the Brevinematales bacterium genome contains:
- a CDS encoding methyl-accepting chemotaxis protein — its product is SSADVRKNVEEVRDVNMFLGNVLEVVDVIKAIADRIEILSMNAGIEAAHAGEAGKGFAVVADEMGSLAEDSRKKAEEVEKLVRDVIDRVKSSIDGVERNGEVFLRIAEGVKEVSVFVGEINASMVEVGKTNEMVMSTISNLTGYSESIRVAMEEGRSGIGEVVKAVYEANESVNTLNERFNEVYDVLKGAVEILVKASERLPKIIESLTQMGEELAKFKVSEIKFSKGITLVE